From Anaerohalosphaeraceae bacterium, one genomic window encodes:
- the folK gene encoding 2-amino-4-hydroxy-6-hydroxymethyldihydropteridine diphosphokinase, whose amino-acid sequence MSGTVKAYVGLGSNLGDREQTIRRAAQYLQQQAGVLSLRLSSLSRWPALGDSEQAEYLNAAAEVVTTLSCRQLFDLLRQTETQFGRHRNRRWEPRTLDLDLLLYDTLVLEEPDLVVPHSQMHLRSFVLKGLIELNSDLVCPRLHRPLRVLAQRLNGGNFALDPGRLQLVSIGGLIGVGKSTLAERLAGVLSAHLLKEEYDKNPFLEKVYYGQSHLALDSELFFLGSSASQLRKDGKLRQGAAVSDYVFFKALIYARQWLDSDALSQYMQVYESVANQVHTPVLVIFLEDTVSNCLERIRRRNRPYEQGIDASFLEAQRNGYEEILARWTACPVIRLNAAECVHPEQILPLAKEISYYLAGEKLWKS is encoded by the coding sequence ATGAGCGGCACCGTCAAAGCATATGTCGGACTGGGCAGCAATCTGGGCGATCGCGAACAGACTATTCGCCGGGCGGCACAATATCTGCAGCAGCAGGCTGGGGTTTTGTCGCTGCGGCTCAGTTCACTGAGCCGCTGGCCCGCTCTGGGTGATTCGGAACAGGCCGAATATCTCAACGCCGCGGCTGAAGTTGTCACAACCCTTTCCTGCCGGCAGCTGTTCGACCTGCTCAGGCAGACAGAGACCCAATTCGGCCGGCATCGAAACAGACGCTGGGAACCTCGAACCCTTGATTTGGACCTGCTGTTGTACGACACCCTCGTTCTCGAGGAGCCCGACCTGGTTGTGCCGCATTCCCAAATGCATCTTCGTTCTTTTGTCCTGAAAGGGCTTATCGAGCTGAACTCTGACCTTGTATGCCCCCGCCTGCACCGTCCGCTTCGTGTTCTTGCTCAGCGGCTCAACGGCGGCAATTTTGCTCTGGACCCGGGGCGGCTTCAGCTGGTTTCGATAGGGGGGCTCATCGGTGTCGGCAAGTCCACGCTGGCGGAGCGGCTGGCCGGCGTTCTTTCTGCCCATCTGCTCAAAGAAGAATACGACAAAAATCCTTTTCTCGAAAAGGTCTATTACGGCCAGTCTCATCTGGCGCTTGACTCAGAGCTCTTTTTTCTGGGCAGCAGCGCCTCCCAGCTCCGCAAAGACGGCAAACTTCGACAAGGCGCTGCCGTCAGCGATTACGTTTTTTTTAAGGCCCTCATTTACGCCCGGCAATGGCTCGATTCCGATGCATTGAGCCAATACATGCAGGTGTATGAATCGGTGGCCAACCAAGTCCATACGCCTGTTCTGGTGATTTTTCTGGAAGATACGGTTTCGAACTGTCTGGAACGCATTCGCCGCCGAAATCGTCCCTATGAGCAGGGAATTGATGCCTCTTTTCTGGAGGCCCAGCGGAACGGCTATGAAGAAATTCTCGCCCGCTGGACGGCTTGTCCCGTGATTCGGCTGAATGCCGCCGAATGTGTTCATCCGGAACAAATTCTTCCTCTCGCAAAGGAAATCTCCTATTATCTGGCAGGAGAAAAACTATGGAAGTCATAA